Below is a window of Gemmatimonadaceae bacterium DNA.
CGACGATGTACTTCCCGTCCGGCGTGAACTCCGGCGACGTGTACAGGTTGTCGTTTCCCTTCGTGAGCTGGACGGTATCCCGTTTGTCGAGCGACAGCGTCCAGATGTTATCGCCGCCGCTGCGGTCCGATACAAAAACAATCTTCTTGCCATCGGGACTGAAACGGGGCTGGACGTCCATCGCGAGGCCGCTCGTTAGGCGCGTCGCCGTCCCGCCCGTGATGGGCAGCGTATAGAGGTCGCCGAGCAGGTCGAACACGATCGTACGGCCATCCGAACTCACGTCCAGCGAGATCCAGGACCCCTTCGTTGTCGTGAAGTTCACGTGTCGCGCGACGCTCAACGGTAAATCGGGCTTCTTTCCTTTGATGGCGTCAGGCTGTTGGCCGCGTGCGGCAGCGGGGATGCTGGCGAGCAGGAACGCCGCGCCGATCCCGAGGATACGACGGAGTGACCGCATGATGATACGGGTAAAGGGTGGCGTTGCGAGGGCGGAGGGAATCGCGGCCCAATATGCCGGCCGAGTGCGCTTCAACGCCAGTCAGGGCCTGGAAGTTGACGAATCGCAAACGAATCGCGCCCGTCGATGAGGGGTAGACGCACCTTCACGTGTCTGAATCTGGAACGTCAAACCATCCTGATATCCGTTCTCGATCCATCAGTTCTCAATTCCATGCACAGAAATCCGCTCTATTCGCTGGCGATTGCCATTATTGCAGCCGCCGGTTGCTCGAGTCACGACTCCACGACGGGGCCCAATACCACGTCATTTGCGAACAATCCCTGCTCGATTAGTGGGACGCTGCAGCTGAGCGTCGCGCAGACGGCCGTCGCCGATTGTACCAATGGCGGCACGACCCTCACCGTCGCCGGCAATGGGGCGAGCTACCTTGTGGTCGCTCAGTTTCCTGTCGATCTCGTACCGGACAACTTCGTCCAGTATCACGTGAGCTCGGGAACGGCGATCTCCGCGTCCCTTGGTCTCCCCAAGACGAGCCCATTCGCCGCCCGTGCGAACAACTCCCTGAGCTCGGCCGCCGCGCAACTCGCGATAATGCGACCGCGCGCGAAACAGCTCGCCTTCGATCGAATGCTCCGCGGCCGCGCGCGACAGCAGCTCGAGAGTGGCCGTTGGAAGCCCTCGCTTTCCCTGTCGCGCGCGGTCACGGCCAGCAAAGCGCAAGCATCGATCAGCGCGACGAGCGTCCCGGCGCTCGGGAGCGTCCGTAATTTTCAGGTCCTCTCGAACGCTACGGGCACAGCGACGTCGACGGTATCGGCGCGTCTCGCCTACTCGGGCACCGACGTGTTGATCTACGTCGACACGCTCGCTCCCGCCAATGGGTTCACCTCCGCTCAGCTCCAGGCGTTCGGTCAACTGTTCGACCAAACGCTCTATCCGATCGACATCGCGGCCTTCGGTCCGCCATCCGACATCGATCAGAACGGGCACGTGATCATGTTGATGACTCCGGTTGTCAATGGGCTCACGTCAACGGCCGACTGCGCGTCGGGCTACGTCGCGGGTTTCTTCGACGAGGAAGATCTTGGCGGCGGACCGAACGACCCCACCTCGAACAACGGCGAGATATTCTACTCGATCGTGCCCGACCCAAACCACACGAAGAGCTGTACGCATTCCGTCGATGACGTGGGCTCCAGTGTGCCGGCGGTGTTCATGCACGAGCTGCAACATCTCATCTCCTTCTCGCAGCACGTCCTCATCCACGGTGGTGACCCCGAATACGGCTGGCTCGATGAAGGACTGAGCATCGTCGCCGAGGAATTGGGTTCGCTGTACTACGAGAACAAGTGTCCGGGCACGGCCTGTCGCACCGATCCGAGTCAGCTCTTCCCCGATTCGTCTCAGGGCTTCATCTCCGACTTCCTGTACGACTCGTATCAGTATGCACTGCTCCCTGACACCGCGAGCGTTACGCTGCACAGCGACGCGGATGATGGATTTTCCTGGCGCGGTGGTGACTGGCTGCTCATGCGCTGGCTGGGCGACCAGATGGGTCCGGGTATCTTCAAGCGGCTCGACGAGAATACGCTCACGGGTGTCGCCAACATCGTGAATGTGAGTGGCCAATCCTTTCCGTCACTCTTCGCTAACTTCGGCTTGTCGCTCGTGACGGACAGCCTTCCTGGACAGCCACGCACACTCGCACCGGCGGCGGATCGGTTCGTGACGCGCAACGTTCGGCAGCTCTGGAATCGTTTGTATGTCACGTCGGGAGGAAGTTCGGACGTCCCGCTCCCCTATCCAGTTCAGCTGTTCGCGATCACCGGCGATACGTCGACCGCAATCATGGATCCAGGCACTGGATCCTACTTCCGGCTCGATACGCCGACGAGCGCCGCAACCGTGACGATTCAGTTCGCCGGCCCCGGCGGCGCCGCCTTGCCCGCCGCGGTGCATCCGCAGCTCAGTATCTTCCGTCTGCCATCAGGTCAATGATGCATAACGAGCTCCGCCGTCAGCGTGTCGAGATGGCTGCGGAGGTTGCGAGCGACGTCGAATAGGGCACGAACGCGATCGACGTGTCCGTGAGCGACGCGGGAGGACGATAGCGATACCACGCCCGGTCGCCGAAACGCTCGCGCAGCAGCTCGTCTCTCGGGCCAAGGTCGCGCGCGAACACGACGTCTCCTCCAATGCGTCCGTCAGGACCGATACGCTGATTGGCGAGAAAGAGCGCGTACGGCATGCTCCCGAATGCGTCTTGCTCGACTTCGCGAAGACACGCGGGTGTCGGCGACGAGCCTCGCACGAGCGCGATCGTCTGATCAGCTGCGAGCCCCGGTACCAGTTGAGCCTTGCCGAAACGGCGCGCACGCGTCAGCACACGGCTCTGGCGCTCGCCGGCAGTGCGAGCGGGCAGACTGTCTTCAGCATCCAGAGCGGTCTGTAACGCGCAGGCATCGAGCGTACTGGCGACGTGATCCGCCTCGAACTGCTGCACCCCGAGCACGCGCAGTCGCGCCAGCAGCCGGCCGCGCCAGGATTCGTTGACGAACACCAGGGCGTGATGCAGTCCCGCCTGACGAATCTGCTCGTCGACGTCCGTTTTGAGCTTCGTGCGCTGTTCGCGATAGAGCAGGACGCGAGCGCCCGCGCTCGAGATGCCTAACGGTCCAAGCCACGACACGACAACGCAGAGTGGAAGCACGAGGAGAGTCACGCGTCGAGCCACCGGTATCTCACGCCACGCGTACGACGCAATGGCTGGCGCCTGCGCCGCGAAATAGACGAATGCGGGCAACGCGGTGAAGAGAAAGCGCGGCCCGGCGAAGAAGCCATCGAACCAGTACGCGCCGTATCCCGCGAGAAATGACGTCGCGAGTGCCGCGAGTAGCACGTCCCATCGGGATGAAATTTTCGTCGCGACAAGCCCGAGCACCCCAACGAGAACGATGACGAGCGCCGGAATCGGCCACTCGAAGAGGAACCGGTCGAGGCGCATCAGATAGCCCGATGCGAGAATCACGCCGTGCAACGGCGTGTGCAACTCGCCATTCGGTGCGAGGTGAAAGCCAATGCGGTGCGCGGCCCCGTTCAGCGCGTCGTAGCCGAAGAGGAATGGATCACCTGTCGTCCGCGCATTTGCCCAGAGGAGCAACACGACCGGCACGGCAGCCGTCGCAATCTGAATGCCGATGTCGCGCCAACGCTCGGATGCACTCGTGAGGCGCCACAGCTGAAAGCCACCTATCACGAGGCCGACCAGCGCGGCGTCCAGTGGACGCACGGTCGCGACGATGCCTAACGCGACCCCGATCATGCCGGCGCACATCCATCGCTTGCGCAATGTGGTCGCTCGATCCCAACGCGTCAGCGACGCCAGTGCCAGCATCGAGAACGCGAGCGCTGGCACGTGGTCCATCTGGCTCGCGCCCATGATCAACACCATTGGACTCAACGCGAAGAGCAGCGTTGTCGAACGCGCCGAGAGCTCGTCGACGACATCGGTCGCGAAGCGGTACATCTGCCACGTAGCGAAACCAAGCAGCAGTGGATTCACCAGCCAGGCTGCGCCCGCCGCCAGACCCACCGCCACGAACGCTGGACCGCCGATCGGATATTGCGAGAACCAGTGTCCTGCCTGATCGATGACCGGCGCGGTATTGAAGAACTCTCGATGCGCTTCGGCGGCGAGCATCAGCCGGCCCGAGAGCAGAATTCGGGCGTGCCACAGCTGCGCCATTTCGTCGCTCGTGAATGGCTGGCCGGCGAAGCAGTACTGGGCCAGCACGGCGCTGAGCACAAAAGCAAACGCCGAGACACCGACCGCGAATGCCCGCGCGGATGGTCCCAGCAACAGTTGGCGCGCGCGCCCGAGGAGACCATCCACACGCCGTCCACCCACGATCGCAGCGCCTAACGCGATTGCGACCACGATGCCGCCACGAATCATCCATTCGCGCACCGCACCGCCCCACCACCCGATTGCGCGGCCGTCCGTCAGCAGATTCGCGAGCGGCACGAGGCCAAGCACTGCGCAGAGCGCGGCGAAGCCGCCGAGCGGAGCGGCTCGAAGCAGTTGATCTCGCCGAGGGGCGTCCGGTTTCTCCAAACGTGGCGCGGACATCTGTCGCTCTCATGACGCCCGGTCCGCGCAACCCGTTACCAAACAAAAAGGCTCGGCGCGATGAATTGCGCCGAGCCCCATCGCCTAACCTCCAGCCCCTAGCCTCTCACTCATCCCTCGGTTTGCAGCGTGCTCGTGATATTCGAGTGCAGATAGTGCGCGATGATCGCCGAGGCGATGTTCGCCGCGCGCGTTCCGTGGCCGCCGAACTCCAACATCACCGCGACGACAATCTTTGGATTGTCGGCTGGGGCGAAGCCCACGAACCACGCATGATTCAGTTCGACGCCGTTCTTCCGCGTTCCGCTCTGCGCCGTCCCTGTCTTTCCCGCCAGAAGGCCCTTGAGCGCCTCACCCGCGACCGCCGCGGTTCCACCAGCCTGCGCGACGTTGGCCAACGCCGTACGCAGCTGATTCATCTGGTCGACGCTCAGGTTTAGTACCTTCGTACGCTCTTCCTTCTCGCGCGCCACGTGCGGCTTGGCGGCGTAGCCGTCAGTCGCCAGGGCCGAGTAGAAATGCGCCATGTTCACGACCGTCTGTGAGTTCTCACCCTGACCGATCGCGAGGTTCAGCGACACTGCCTGCGTCCAGCCGCCAGGATATTTCTCGTTGTAGTACTGCACCGTCGGCGGGAAGCTCGGCCGACGCTCCTCGGGAAGGTCAATTCCCGATTTCTGCCCGAAGCCGAGGTTCACGCCGCCGGCGACGAGCCGTGACACCTGGAGTCTCAATCCGAGCTGATAGAAGTAGACATCGCACGACTTCGCGATCGCGCCACTCAGATTCAAACTGCCGTGGCCATTCTTGTCCCAACAGCGCCAGGCGCGGTTGCCGAAGTAGTAGTAGCCTTTGCACGGCTCCGGCATGTGCTCGTTGAAGTTGACGGCATTGTTCTGAAGGGCGATTACGGCCGTTGCGAGCTTCCAAGTCGAGCCGGGCGGATACGTTCCCTGCAGTGCCTTGTTGTAGAGCGGCTTTCGCGGATCGGTGCGCAGCGAGTCGTAGTATTCCGACGAGACGCCACCGATGAAGCGATTCGGATCGAAGCTTGGCGCGCTGTACAGCGCGAGCACTTCGCCACTCTGCGGAACCATCGCCACGACGCCGCCTTGCAGTGAATCAGCGAACAGCTTCGCGACGAACCGCTGCAGATCCAGATCGATATTCGTGTACAGTGGCGGCGCGCCGACCGGGTCCAGCTGTCGGTCCGTCACCTCGCGCAGCACGGAGTTGCGTGCATCGACCTCGACGAATCGGCTGCCCTCGCGGCCCCGTAGCTCCGTCTCGTATTGCTTCTCGAGACCCTGCTTACCGATCTGTTGTCCCGCCTTGTAGCCCTGATATTGCGGTGATGCGAGCTCGCTCTCGTTGATTTCGCCCGTATACCCGACGAATGCCGCAACCGCGCCAGAATCCGGATAGTACCGCTTCGGTGCGGATTGAATGATCAAACTTGGAAAATCGATGCGATGCTCCTCGAGCACCGACACGACGTCGAATGACGCGTCAGGTATGATCACCGCGGGACGCGCACGATCGCGACGATATCGCCGAATGGCGGCGTCGATTTGGTTTGGCGTGAGCTCGATCGTTCCCTTCAGTCTCACCAGCGTCGCGCGGAGTGAGTCCTCCGATTTTGGCAACAGCGAGACCGAGTACCCCACGGCATTTTCGGCGATGATGCGGCCAGCGCGGTCGTAGATGATTCCCCGTGCCGCCGGCAGCGGCACTTCACGCAGTCGATTTTCCTCCGACTGCAGAACCCATTGCTGATTGCGAAGGATTTGCGTGCGGAAGAATGCGCTGAGCAGGAAGCCGATCACGATCAACAGCAGCACGCTCGCCTGCCGGCCGCGGCGCGCGACGTCGTTCGGGTGGAAACTCATGCTGAAATCATAATCGACGTTCGACTCGGCGTCCCCGCACTACATCACAGTTCGAGCTTGATCCGCTTTCACAGAGACACTGACGAGCATGGCCTCCCCGCGATACGACCTATTGCGCACTGGTCTACTCAATCTTCGTCAGAGAGTTTTCACCAGTCCATCGCATCGAGGTACGCGTGAAAACGGCCGCTACTCTACTCATCAGCCTGCTCGCCGGTTCCACGGTGGCGGCGCAATCGCCCGCCGCGAGACCGGCGGCGGACACCGTGATCAGTGGAAGTCACTTCGCCGCTGCAGAGCAGTTTCTCGAGGTCGCGCAGACCGAAAAAGGTCTACGCGACGGAATTCGGATGTACTTCGATGCGCAGGTGCAGCAGAATCCGCTGATGACGCCATATCGCCCGACGATGGAAGCGTTCGCCGCGAAGTATCTTGTCTGGAGCGATCTCAAGCCCCGCCTCGCCCGCATCTACGCGCAAGCTCTTACCGAGGATCAGCTCCGTACCGCGATTGCCTTCCAACAGTCACCGGCAGGACAGGCGTTCACGGCGCATCAGGCCGAGCTTCAGGTGGCGCTCATGCAGATCGTGCAGGAACAGCTGCGTGCCCATGGCAGCGAGCTTCAGGAGATGATCCAGGCTCGAGCCGCCGAGCTGGACAAGCAAACTAGTCCCGCGAGTAAGAAGCCGCGCGAGGATCGTTAGGCTTCGCGCCGTCGTTCTTTCCGAGAACGCTGTGCAACCGGCGCTGCAGCGTCAGTGTCGTACCGAGGTCGGAGAGAAGATTCAGTGTTCCGACTCGGCGATCGGCCGGAAGACCGACTCCATGGTCGTCCTCGCCGCAGATGAGCCACCAGGTATCCACGTCATAGCCGCGTACGATCGCCGATAGCGCAGCGAGACTCGGGCGGCTGGTCTGGCCGGCGAGTATCACTCGCAGGTCCGCTTCGCGAGTGCCGATTCGCCGCGCGGCAGTCGCGACATCGCCTCTGTCAAATCGATCGACCAGCTCGCGAACGCGAGCAGCCAGTTCTCGCCCCTCGATTGCCTCTGACATGCCCGTGGAAAGGAAAGTAGGAATGTACCTTCTCTTCACGCCTTACGTATGATCCGAGGAGTCGGAATCGACGCCGGTTGGCGGCGTGACGCGTCTCATCGGCCCCGTGTGGCGCGGGACGACCGTGGACTTTTCCAATAAATGAAACAGGCGTTCCGCGGGAAGATCTTCCCACTCGGCCGGAACGGGTGCGAGCCGTCTCAGCGCTCCGGATTCGGACTCGAAGGTGAGCCATCCTTTCTCGAAGCCAGGATTGATCACGGCGCCGCTGATCGGAACAGTGTTCCACACGTGCCAGTGCATTCCGGATGCGTCCGCGAAGTTCCTGCTTGCCATACATCCGAGCTGAAGCAAACTCGATTCCACAGCGAATTCGTCGGGCACGATCGGACCTGCTTGGGGTCGTAAGCGCTCGGCAGCCAATGGGCTTGGGCGCGAAGTGTGCTCCTCGTCACCACGCACGCGGTATCGCGAACAGGGCAAAGCCAGCCATGTCGTGGTCGGCACGTGAATTGACTGCCTTTTCAGGGCGTTCGCACAACCTCGCTGAATGATTCGAAGCGGAATCGTAGCCATAGATCAGCTGTGTGATGGCTTCCGGCCCCGCCGACCGTACCTGCTCACTGGAGGTGCCGGCGCGGGCAAGACGATGTACGCCCTCCAGTTCCTCAATCAGGGGCTGCGCTCTGGTGAGAAGGTACTGATGCTCACGCATGCCGATCGCACGGACGTTCTGTCGCAAGCCGACCATCTCGGCGTTCAGCTACACGACGCGCTTCGTGAGAATCGTGCAGTCGTCATGCGCTACCGGCCGGACTTTGCCAGGCGCCTTGCGCGCGCCGGCACGAGCGAGGGCGCGTTCGCCGACCTGCGGCGGGTCATCGGTGAGCTGCGCCCACGCCGCATTGCAATCGATCCGTTCGCGCCGCTCCTCGAGGACGGCTCTGCTTCGCCTGTCCCCGCCTCAGCGCTCGCGGAATTGCTCGAGCTCAGCCAGGCGACAGCTCTGCTGACCTATTCAGAGGATCTCGGCGCAAGCTACGATCGTCGGCTCGAGCCGCTGTTGCACGCTGCCGCGGGCGTCTTTCGCATTGCGCGCGAGCATGGGCCGCTCCGCACACTCGAGATCGTGTCGCTCCGTCAGCCGGCGGTGGCAACGGGCGTGCTGCTAGAGGCGACTTCGCTGCCTAACGAATCGGTGACGTCGCCCACGAGGCCGCTGCATCTCGTCCATGTCGTCGAAGCGCCGACCGAGGAGCTGTTGACGACGCTCCGCCTCCAGCACGAAGTCGAGGTGTATCGAGATGTGTCGAGCCCCACGGCCGTGGCTGGGGCGACGCTGATCATCGAGACGGATCATGCTACGCTCGATCGCGCTCGCGAACTGCTGCGGTCGAGCCTGCACGAGAGGCGGACGCCGATCGTGGTCGTCACGCGCTTCAATCTTCGCTCGCTCGACCGTGCGCGGCTTCTCCGCGACGGTGCGGACGAGGTGCTCGCCGGCGATATGGGCGCTCCGGAGCTGCTGCAGCGCCTTGCCGCAGCGCTGCGTCGTGGCCACCTCGAACGTCCGCCGGTTGCCGTGCACGAAGACGAAGGGCTCACGCAGGCGAGCTTCGCCGCGCCGGGGGAGCTACTCGACGCCGAGCGTTTCTCGGCGGCCTTGCGCGAGCGCGCGGCACACGACGACGCTGTACCGTTCGCCGTCGCGCGCCTAACGATTAGTGGCGACACGACCGCACTTCGGGCACTCGGCGTTCTCGCCCTTGGATCGATGCGCGTTTCCAGCGGTGATCTGGCTGCCCTCGTCGACGAGAGCATCGCCGTATATCTCCACGGCGCAGGCCGCCGTGACGTGCCGGCATTTGTCGATCGACTGCGTGGACGGCGCCCTCCGGGTGCGCCGCCACTCCGTGTTACCTCCGCATATTTTCCAAGCGATGGTGCTGCCGTGCGGCAGCTCGTTGAGCCGTTGAAGGTTCGTTGACATCATGCGCTACGCGCTCGCGTTTCTTCTCGCTGCCGTTTGCCTCACGGCCGGAGCGATCGCCACCTTCGCCCACATCAGCGCCGTGTCGCTCGCGTCGGCGTCCGCGCCGAGCGGGCAGCTTGTCGCCGACACCGTGCCGACACGAGAAATCGCGACGCCCATCTCGCCGACCGCTGCGGACTACGCTCGTTATGCGGAAGGCGATCGCGCGTGGCGTGAGAAGTACGCGCGGCAGTATTCCATTGCCGAGCTGCGCGCCCGCGGTAATGGCAGGCGGACGCCGCGCGAATCGATGCAGGACTCCGTCTTCATGCTTACCCGACATGGCGATCGCGACGGTGCGATCAGGGAGCTCGAGCGGTGGGTTCGTGGCCATCCGCGGGATCGCGAGTCCTTGCTGTCTCTCGCGCGATTGCTGAATGAGGTCGGCCGCACCAATGACGCGGTCGTCCGCTATCGCGAGATTCTCGCTCTTCAACAGCACGTCAACTAGCCGATGCGCCTTGCCGTTCGCGCCGCGTTGATCGGCCTCGGACTCTGTGTCGCCGCGTCGCCGGTACACGCGCAGCGGACGAATCGCGGTCGACGCGCGCCGTCGAGTCAGGGTAGTGCGACGGTTCGCGCCGAGCTCGCGA
It encodes the following:
- the mrdA gene encoding penicillin-binding protein 2; the protein is MSFHPNDVARRGRQASVLLLIVIGFLLSAFFRTQILRNQQWVLQSEENRLREVPLPAARGIIYDRAGRIIAENAVGYSVSLLPKSEDSLRATLVRLKGTIELTPNQIDAAIRRYRRDRARPAVIIPDASFDVVSVLEEHRIDFPSLIIQSAPKRYYPDSGAVAAFVGYTGEINESELASPQYQGYKAGQQIGKQGLEKQYETELRGREGSRFVEVDARNSVLREVTDRQLDPVGAPPLYTNIDLDLQRFVAKLFADSLQGGVVAMVPQSGEVLALYSAPSFDPNRFIGGVSSEYYDSLRTDPRKPLYNKALQGTYPPGSTWKLATAVIALQNNAVNFNEHMPEPCKGYYYFGNRAWRCWDKNGHGSLNLSGAIAKSCDVYFYQLGLRLQVSRLVAGGVNLGFGQKSGIDLPEERRPSFPPTVQYYNEKYPGGWTQAVSLNLAIGQGENSQTVVNMAHFYSALATDGYAAKPHVAREKEERTKVLNLSVDQMNQLRTALANVAQAGGTAAVAGEALKGLLAGKTGTAQSGTRKNGVELNHAWFVGFAPADNPKIVVAVMLEFGGHGTRAANIASAIIAHYLHSNITSTLQTEG
- a CDS encoding DUF2059 domain-containing protein; amino-acid sequence: MKTAATLLISLLAGSTVAAQSPAARPAADTVISGSHFAAAEQFLEVAQTEKGLRDGIRMYFDAQVQQNPLMTPYRPTMEAFAAKYLVWSDLKPRLARIYAQALTEDQLRTAIAFQQSPAGQAFTAHQAELQVALMQIVQEQLRAHGSELQEMIQARAAELDKQTSPASKKPREDR
- a CDS encoding ATPase domain-containing protein, with protein sequence MIRSGIVAIDQLCDGFRPRRPYLLTGGAGAGKTMYALQFLNQGLRSGEKVLMLTHADRTDVLSQADHLGVQLHDALRENRAVVMRYRPDFARRLARAGTSEGAFADLRRVIGELRPRRIAIDPFAPLLEDGSASPVPASALAELLELSQATALLTYSEDLGASYDRRLEPLLHAAAGVFRIAREHGPLRTLEIVSLRQPAVATGVLLEATSLPNESVTSPTRPLHLVHVVEAPTEELLTTLRLQHEVEVYRDVSSPTAVAGATLIIETDHATLDRARELLRSSLHERRTPIVVVTRFNLRSLDRARLLRDGADEVLAGDMGAPELLQRLAAALRRGHLERPPVAVHEDEGLTQASFAAPGELLDAERFSAALRERAAHDDAVPFAVARLTISGDTTALRALGVLALGSMRVSSGDLAALVDESIAVYLHGAGRRDVPAFVDRLRGRRPPGAPPLRVTSAYFPSDGAAVRQLVEPLKVR
- a CDS encoding BTAD domain-containing putative transcriptional regulator yields the protein MRYALAFLLAAVCLTAGAIATFAHISAVSLASASAPSGQLVADTVPTREIATPISPTAADYARYAEGDRAWREKYARQYSIAELRARGNGRRTPRESMQDSVFMLTRHGDRDGAIRELERWVRGHPRDRESLLSLARLLNEVGRTNDAVVRYREILALQQHVN